The following nucleotide sequence is from Gammaproteobacteria bacterium.
ATCGAGCGCCGCGTCCATGATGGCGCTGTTGCGAATCTCGCTTTCCCGCGGCGCCAATTCCGCTGACTGCTCGGGAATTGCCGTGCCGAGACGATCGGAAGGCGTGGCGCAAATTGTCGCGCAAGCCCTTGTTATCGCGGGGCTTGATGTAACAGCGATGAATCACCCCGCGGTTGATCGCATCAATGACTGACTGCAAATCGGAATTACCGGACAGGACGATCAGAAATGTGTCGCGATACAGATGCTTGACGCGGCCGGATAACGGTACCGCTCATGGTGGGCATGCGCTGATCGCACAGGATGACCTGCATTTGATGCAGTGTGTTTTCTGGCACCTAAAATTTACGATGCCGACACGGCCGCCCTGCATCTCGTCAGCGTCATCACGAGAACAATTTTTTGGCATAACCCCCCCTTCCGCGAACAATCATACATCAGTAAGCGGCCCGGACAAAAAACGGCGCGCGACACGACAGATGCGAAGGGAGTGCATGACCAAGGTCTTCCGCGATCAGTTCCACCAGATTATCAATGTGTTACTAGGTGTGATGTTTCAATACGTGGTTTATTCGGACTGGGCTCGAGAAGCTTGGAGTCATCCCGGCCAATCCCTCATCGTTCGACCCTTCGGGCGAACAGCGGGCATCGAGCCGGATAAAGAAAAGTGATGAACTAACTTCTAGAACATCGCGGGATGAAAAGGAAGCGGGCATCGGCAACAGAAACGCAGACATGAAACCGGATTGAAGTACCCGTTATTTGCGAGACGGCGTAACGGAAAAAATATGCAATGTACCGGTGGATCTAGCGGAACGCGAAGCAGGAACACTATCAGCTAACATTAGGGCGTACGCCGCAGCGGTACAGCTATTGGCAAGATCAATCTTTTGACAGTCTATCGCACCACCCCCCGCGAACTGTTATTGACGAAGCCCACAAACCGCGCGACTTCGGGGAAGTCATGGGCGAGCTGTTCCAGATGCCGCGCGTCTGCAGGGCGTCGGTTGCGCGATTTGATCAACAGCATGTACGCCTTGTGCAGCGCCTGGATGGTCTCCGAGCCGAAGCCGTGGCGCTTGAGGCCGACCTTGTTGATGCCATGCGGTTCCGCCAGATTGCCGGAGGCCAGCACGTAGGGCGGCAGATCACGATTGAGCGCGGTGCCCATGCCGCAGAAAGCGTGCGTACCGATGCGGCAGAACTGATGCACGAGCGTGAAGCCGCCCAGGGTGGCGTAGTCCTCGACCGTCACGTGCCCGGCCAGGGTGGCGCCGTTGGAAAAAACCGTGTGGCCGCCGACCAGACAATCGTGCGCGATATGCACGTAGGCCATGATCCAGTTGTCGTTGCCGATGACGGTAGCGCCCTGCCCCATGCGCGTGCCGCGATTGATGGTGCAGTATTCGCGGATGGTATTGCGATCACCGATCACCAGTTCGGTCGTCTCGCCTTCGTATTTTTTGTCCTGCGGAATATCTCCGATCGAGGCGAACTGAAAGATCCGGTTGCCGTGTCCGATGGTGGCCGGTCCTTCGATTACTACGTGCGGACCAATCCAGGTCCCCGCGCCGATACGCACTTCGGCCCCGATGACGCTGAATGCGCCGACTTTAACATCGGGCGCGAGTTCAGAGCCGGGATCGACGGCGGCGCGAGGGTCGATCACCGGGCGAAATCTTTGAACACGCACATCAGTTCGGCGGTGGCGGCGAGGTCCTCCCCCACTTTGGCGGTCGCGTTGAACAACCCGAACCCGCTGCGCTTGCGCAGGAACTGAACATGCAGAATAAGTTGATCGCCCGGTTCCACCAGTCGCTTGAAACGCGCCTTGTCGATGCCGACGAACAGATACAGGCTTTTATCTTTGGGGCGATGACCGGGGGTGTTGAACGCCAGCACACCGCTGGCCTGGGCGAGCGCTTCGAGAATCAGCACACCCGGCATCAAGGGTAGTTCCGGGAAATGTCCCTGGAAGAAAGGCTCGTTGACAGTGACATTCTTGATCGCCGTCAACGACTCGCCGGGCTTGCACTCCAGCACCCGATCGATGAGCAGAAACGGATAGCGGTGAGGCAGAAAGCGCATGACCTCACGGATATTGATGATATCCAAATCAGTTAAACCTTTGTGTCGATAAGCATCAATCGGCGCCACCGCGCCACGCATGGATGCGCGGCGAGCCAACGGTTCGTGCGCGAGTTGGTGTGCGGATTATCCGAATCCGGAGCCGTGCTGATCTTTTAGCTTCTTTTCCAGCACCATGACCTTGCGCGCGAGTTCGTCCAGCTTTCGAAAACGCACCGAATTCCTGAGCCACTGCGCATTCGGTTCCAGCGGCGTGCCCGAGGTATACGTGCCGGGCTTCGTAATCGACTTGCTGACCTTGGACATGCCGGTAATGTGCACGTGATCGGCGATCTCCAGATGACCTTCGATACCGGCGGCGCCCGCGATTGTACAATGTCTGCCGATCCTGGCGCTCCCGGCGATGCCAACACAGCCGGCGATGGCGGTGTGCGCACCGATGTACACATTGTGCGCGATCTGAATCTGGTTATCGAGCTTGACGCCCTCTTCCAGCACCGTATCGCCCAGCGCGCCGCAGTCGACGGTGGTATTGGCGCCGATCTCGACGTCATCGCCGATCACCGCGCGTCCCAGCTGCGGGATTTTGACCCACACGCCGGCGGCGTCGGCGAGCCCGAAGCCGTCGCTGCCGATCACCGCGCCCGGATGCACGATCACGCGCCGGCCCAGCACCGCGCGGTTACATAACGTCACCCGTGCGACCAGCTTCGAGGCGTCACCGACCGTGCATTCAGAGCCGATCACACAGCCAGGACCGACGAATACATCGGCGCCGATCACAGCATCCGCTTCGATCACCGTCAACGCGCCGATCCAGGCGCTAGGATCGATACGTGCCCGCGGATGCACCACGCTGCTCGGGTGAATGCCCGGCAGCACGGGCTGCGGCGGGTGCAGCAGGGTTATGATTCGGGCGAAGGCAAGATAGGGATTATTGGACAGCAGCGCCGCGGCCGGGCAGTCTTCGAGGTCGTCGGGGCCGAGGATCACCGCCGAGGCCAGGGTTGCCTTGAGATAAGGTCTGTAACGGCAGCTGGCGAGGAAACTGAGGCTGCCGGGCCGCGCGCCCTGAAGACTCGCGACGTCGTCGATCCGGCAATCCGGATCGCCAATCAGGGTGGCACCGACCCGTTCGGCCAATTCTTGCAGACGCCAGGACACGGGCTCTTGTTATAGGTCGGACGATACTTCACATTGCCGCGACGCCGGGCTGGCACGCGGTGCCTAAATATCCTGCAGCCGTTCCAGGATGGTATCGGTGATGTCTATCCGCTCGCTGGCGTAGAGCACTCTTTCGGTAACCATCAAGTCGTAGTCTTCCGATTTGGCTACTTCCACTATCACTTCGTACACAACGCGCTGCAGGTCGCTCAGTTCCTCGTTGCGCCGGATATTGAAATCTTCCTGCAACTCCTCGCGGTCCCGGTTGAAATCGAGCTTGCGCATGGCGATGTCGCGTTCCAGATCCTCGCGCTGTTCGGCGCTCAT
It contains:
- the lpxD gene encoding UDP-3-O-(3-hydroxymyristoyl)glucosamine N-acyltransferase; translated protein: MSWRLQELAERVGATLIGDPDCRIDDVASLQGARPGSLSFLASCRYRPYLKATLASAVILGPDDLEDCPAAALLSNNPYLAFARIITLLHPPQPVLPGIHPSSVVHPRARIDPSAWIGALTVIEADAVIGADVFVGPGCVIGSECTVGDASKLVARVTLCNRAVLGRRVIVHPGAVIGSDGFGLADAAGVWVKIPQLGRAVIGDDVEIGANTTVDCGALGDTVLEEGVKLDNQIQIAHNVYIGAHTAIAGCVGIAGSARIGRHCTIAGAAGIEGHLEIADHVHITGMSKVSKSITKPGTYTSGTPLEPNAQWLRNSVRFRKLDELARKVMVLEKKLKDQHGSGFG
- the lpxA gene encoding acyl-ACP--UDP-N-acetylglucosamine O-acyltransferase, whose protein sequence is MIDPRAAVDPGSELAPDVKVGAFSVIGAEVRIGAGTWIGPHVVIEGPATIGHGNRIFQFASIGDIPQDKKYEGETTELVIGDRNTIREYCTINRGTRMGQGATVIGNDNWIMAYVHIAHDCLVGGHTVFSNGATLAGHVTVEDYATLGGFTLVHQFCRIGTHAFCGMGTALNRDLPPYVLASGNLAEPHGINKVGLKRHGFGSETIQALHKAYMLLIKSRNRRPADARHLEQLAHDFPEVARFVGFVNNSSRGVVR
- the fabZ gene encoding 3-hydroxyacyl-ACP dehydratase FabZ translates to MRGAVAPIDAYRHKGLTDLDIINIREVMRFLPHRYPFLLIDRVLECKPGESLTAIKNVTVNEPFFQGHFPELPLMPGVLILEALAQASGVLAFNTPGHRPKDKSLYLFVGIDKARFKRLVEPGDQLILHVQFLRKRSGFGLFNATAKVGEDLAATAELMCVFKDFAR
- a CDS encoding OmpH family outer membrane protein, translated to MKRLTILTLCLVSSSFVWSPSVTAQEIKIGFVNIVRVMEQAPQAEAARAALEQEFSGRDASLTTSRDAIVEMERKLRTEAEIMSAEQREDLERDIAMRKLDFNRDREELQEDFNIRRNEELSDLQRVVYEVIVEVAKSEDYDLMVTERVLYASERIDITDTILERLQDI